Proteins found in one Paenibacillus borealis genomic segment:
- a CDS encoding heavy metal translocating P-type ATPase produces MPKSVARQGGAQQPRTPEPRRFDPLAMISNAEMQAALGSGLMMLIAWAASGWSETISVILYVISYSIGGWIKAKEGVETLVKERDLDVNLLMIAAALGAASIGYWNEGAMLIFIFALSGALESYTMERSKKDISSLLALKPATAVRIEQGAMNEVAIDLLAIGDLLLVRPGELIPADGKVCRGESSVNQASITGESLPVDKAAGSEVFAGTVNGEGPLYIEVTKSAENTLFAKIIRMVEEAENEVPDSQRFIKRLESIYARAVVASTALLIALPPFLLDWSWNNTFYKAMVFLVVASPCALVSSIMPAMLSAISKSARKGILFKGGVHLENMARTSVVAFDKTGTLTEGVPQVTDFIAGEGYGREELLAVSASIEKLSGHPLAEAIVALAEAEQVELHDIEESKSVTGWGIEGTINGQLWRIGKSNLLDEVDGAAPQEGSEDWRALRSRLEQEGKTVSLILAGDTIAGMIALQDTVRSQAETAVRKLQELGIKVAMLTGDREATAHVIAGTTGVDLVFAGLLPEDKVSHIKTLREQYGHVIMVGDGVNDAPALATATVGMGMGMKGSGAALEIADVVLMNDNIEEIASTIALARRTQRIVKQNMIFAVTVIATLMISNFVQGIALPFGVVGHEGSTILVILNGLRLLR; encoded by the coding sequence ATGCCTAAATCCGTCGCGCGTCAAGGAGGGGCGCAGCAGCCGCGGACGCCGGAGCCGCGCCGCTTCGATCCGCTGGCGATGATCTCAAACGCCGAAATGCAGGCAGCGCTCGGAAGCGGGCTGATGATGCTGATCGCCTGGGCCGCCAGCGGCTGGTCTGAGACAATATCCGTAATTCTCTACGTTATTTCCTATTCGATAGGCGGCTGGATCAAGGCGAAGGAAGGCGTGGAGACGCTGGTCAAAGAACGTGACCTGGATGTCAATCTGCTGATGATTGCCGCGGCTCTCGGTGCAGCTTCCATCGGTTACTGGAATGAAGGAGCGATGCTGATCTTCATCTTTGCGCTGAGCGGAGCGCTGGAGAGCTACACGATGGAGCGCAGCAAGAAGGACATTTCCTCACTGCTGGCGCTCAAACCTGCCACGGCTGTACGCATCGAGCAGGGGGCTATGAATGAGGTAGCGATTGATCTGCTGGCCATCGGAGATCTGCTACTGGTCCGTCCCGGTGAGCTTATCCCTGCAGACGGCAAGGTGTGCCGCGGGGAATCCTCTGTCAATCAGGCGTCCATTACCGGAGAATCGCTTCCCGTGGACAAGGCAGCCGGAAGTGAAGTGTTCGCCGGTACAGTGAATGGTGAAGGTCCGCTCTATATTGAGGTTACCAAATCGGCAGAGAATACCCTGTTCGCCAAGATCATCCGGATGGTCGAAGAAGCCGAGAATGAGGTGCCGGATTCTCAGCGTTTCATCAAACGGCTGGAATCCATATATGCCCGCGCCGTAGTAGCGTCAACGGCCCTATTGATCGCTTTGCCGCCGTTTCTGCTGGACTGGAGCTGGAATAATACCTTCTATAAAGCAATGGTATTCCTGGTAGTGGCTTCTCCATGTGCGCTCGTATCCTCCATTATGCCGGCTATGCTGTCGGCAATCTCGAAGAGTGCACGCAAAGGCATTCTCTTCAAAGGCGGTGTCCACCTGGAAAATATGGCGCGTACCTCTGTAGTTGCTTTTGACAAAACAGGCACATTAACGGAAGGGGTTCCGCAGGTAACGGATTTTATCGCCGGAGAAGGATATGGACGTGAAGAGCTGCTGGCCGTCAGTGCTTCGATTGAGAAGCTGTCCGGTCATCCGCTCGCGGAAGCGATTGTTGCGCTTGCTGAAGCTGAGCAGGTAGAGCTGCATGACATCGAAGAGAGCAAATCGGTTACCGGCTGGGGCATTGAGGGAACCATTAACGGCCAGCTGTGGCGGATCGGCAAGTCCAATCTGCTGGATGAAGTGGACGGCGCTGCACCGCAGGAGGGATCAGAAGACTGGAGAGCGCTGCGCAGCCGGCTGGAGCAGGAAGGTAAGACGGTGTCGCTGATTCTCGCCGGTGATACAATCGCCGGAATGATTGCGCTGCAGGATACCGTACGTTCCCAGGCAGAGACAGCAGTACGCAAGCTGCAGGAACTGGGCATTAAGGTAGCGATGCTTACCGGTGACCGTGAGGCCACCGCGCATGTGATTGCCGGGACAACCGGAGTGGACCTGGTATTCGCCGGTCTTTTGCCAGAGGATAAGGTATCGCATATCAAAACGCTTCGTGAACAATACGGCCATGTAATTATGGTTGGTGACGGTGTTAATGATGCGCCTGCGCTGGCTACAGCAACGGTCGGTATGGGGATGGGCATGAAAGGCAGCGGAGCCGCCCTGGAGATTGCCGATGTGGTGCTGATGAACGATAATATCGAGGAGATTGCTTCTACA
- a CDS encoding class I SAM-dependent methyltransferase — translation MNQSFDYKGYWEKTYQSGETSGRGSYGVLAEFKAEVVNGLIQRENITRVIEFGCGDGNQLQYMNYGEYLGVDVAATSVRLCASKFADDSSKSFMLYTPGLWINRGFLQADLTVCLDVLYHITDETDFRNTLYDLLYSSAEWVVLYTRLKENEAPDVSTIQDRDLFHYLPDYPEFKVQQIIPQRFPDQSSADFVILRRSPSIRK, via the coding sequence ATGAATCAGTCTTTTGATTATAAAGGGTATTGGGAGAAAACGTATCAATCAGGCGAGACATCGGGAAGAGGTTCGTATGGCGTACTGGCCGAATTTAAGGCAGAGGTGGTCAACGGCCTGATTCAACGTGAGAACATTACCCGCGTCATTGAGTTTGGTTGCGGGGACGGCAATCAGTTGCAATATATGAACTATGGCGAGTATTTGGGAGTAGATGTGGCGGCCACCTCGGTGCGGCTCTGTGCCTCCAAATTTGCCGATGATTCCTCCAAAAGTTTCATGCTATATACACCGGGCCTGTGGATTAACCGTGGTTTCCTGCAAGCCGATCTCACCGTATGTCTCGATGTGCTGTACCATATTACGGATGAAACCGATTTTCGCAATACGCTATACGACCTCCTGTACTCCTCGGCAGAGTGGGTTGTACTATATACCCGATTGAAAGAGAACGAAGCTCCGGATGTCAGTACGATTCAAGACCGCGATCTCTTTCATTATTTGCCCGATTATCCCGAGTTCAAGGTGCAGCAGATTATTCCGCAGCGGTTTCCTGATCAGTCCTCGGCTGACTTTGTCATCCTGAGGCGCTCTCCTTCCATCAGAAAATAA
- a CDS encoding GH36-type glycosyl hydrolase domain-containing protein, translated as MSNPKWRGARLMTNQPGTINPAGHSGRATELDQYFTFRDDAKEVEFKRHDMPTPWLNYLSNGTFHTMLSHAGGGLAFYKSPQIWRITRYRFFHLPTDRSGPYIYLQDAGTGSYWCPTYEPAFQKPQEWKSSHGMGYTRFEAEQNEVAAKTVYFVGPYENSLIWNLTLTNHSTEVKELNVYAYAEFGMMEFMRELQWQCYNKHQVSVQYHDKEALIYKYGVENQPKPDETPLVYMMSDAPLAGYDGDREEFIGSYRSESNPAAVEQGGCTGSTILGGDPCGALQVQVRLQPGETRTVNFFLGTAMTEAEIEQAIGHSREADFVTRSFAALKENWNSYLGAWNCELPDKDAQRMINIWNPYQSQRNFLFSRNISFYATGTFRGVGYRDTAQDILAAVPYDPEAAKDKVRLLLGQQYQDGHVNHYFFPNEGWDPVTSIHSDDHLWTALAVWDILAETGDAGFLQESLPYYDGGEAPLYAHLKRAIDFTVSRLGPNGFPLMLRSDWNDQLFRVCREGRGESIWTAMQFGTVLLRMKDLAAAAGHPEHAAEYDRLYEEQKLLVNTLGWDGKWFRRAVMDDGRYLGTAEHDEARIWLNAQTWATLSGMGEPDKALQAMDSVRDILDTELGIKKLHPSITNFPDPADPLTNYNKGTGENGAVFCHANTWAIIAECMLGRGDQAYKYYRQLIPNVAMEQAGLWRYKAEPYVYASNLFGPESDRFGLANVSWLTGTAAWMYVAATQYIMGIKPVLAGLSINPCIPSSWEGFSVTRRFRDCLYEITVKNDSRVCTGVKEIRVDGELLDGTVIPAYPDRSSVKVEVIL; from the coding sequence ATGAGTAACCCTAAATGGAGAGGAGCCAGACTGATGACGAACCAACCGGGAACTATCAATCCGGCAGGCCATTCCGGCCGTGCTACAGAGCTGGACCAGTATTTTACCTTCCGCGACGACGCGAAGGAAGTAGAGTTCAAGCGCCATGACATGCCGACCCCATGGCTGAACTATTTATCCAACGGCACCTTCCATACTATGCTGTCCCATGCAGGCGGCGGGTTAGCCTTTTATAAATCCCCGCAGATCTGGCGGATTACACGCTACCGTTTCTTCCACCTGCCGACCGACCGTTCCGGCCCTTATATTTACCTGCAGGATGCCGGGACGGGCAGCTATTGGTGCCCCACCTATGAGCCGGCTTTTCAGAAACCGCAGGAATGGAAGAGCAGCCACGGCATGGGCTATACCCGCTTTGAAGCAGAGCAGAATGAAGTTGCAGCGAAGACCGTCTATTTTGTCGGACCATACGAGAACTCGCTGATCTGGAATTTGACGCTGACTAATCATAGTACCGAGGTCAAAGAACTGAATGTGTATGCCTACGCCGAGTTTGGCATGATGGAATTCATGCGCGAGCTGCAATGGCAATGCTACAACAAACATCAGGTGTCGGTGCAGTATCATGACAAGGAAGCTCTTATTTACAAGTACGGAGTTGAAAATCAGCCCAAGCCGGATGAGACACCGCTGGTCTATATGATGTCGGATGCGCCGCTGGCCGGCTATGACGGAGACCGTGAAGAGTTTATCGGCAGCTACCGCAGCGAATCCAATCCGGCTGCGGTTGAGCAGGGCGGATGCACCGGCTCGACAATACTGGGCGGAGATCCTTGCGGAGCGCTGCAGGTTCAAGTGAGGCTGCAGCCCGGCGAGACGCGTACCGTGAACTTCTTCCTGGGAACGGCGATGACTGAGGCCGAGATCGAACAGGCCATCGGCCATTCCCGGGAGGCGGATTTCGTCACCCGTTCTTTTGCGGCGCTTAAGGAGAACTGGAACAGCTATCTGGGCGCCTGGAACTGCGAATTACCGGATAAAGATGCGCAGCGCATGATCAATATCTGGAATCCGTATCAGTCGCAGCGGAACTTTCTCTTCTCGCGCAATATTTCGTTCTATGCTACGGGTACATTCCGTGGAGTAGGCTACCGGGATACAGCCCAGGATATCCTGGCTGCGGTTCCGTACGATCCCGAGGCGGCGAAGGATAAAGTCCGGCTGCTTCTGGGACAGCAGTATCAGGACGGGCATGTGAATCATTACTTTTTCCCGAATGAAGGCTGGGACCCGGTCACCAGTATTCACTCCGATGACCACCTGTGGACGGCACTCGCCGTATGGGATATTCTCGCCGAGACCGGGGACGCCGGATTTCTGCAGGAGAGTCTGCCTTATTATGACGGTGGTGAAGCGCCGCTGTATGCTCATTTGAAGCGGGCTATCGATTTCACCGTCTCCCGGCTTGGACCGAATGGCTTCCCGCTGATGCTGCGCTCGGACTGGAATGACCAGCTGTTCCGCGTATGCCGCGAGGGCAGAGGGGAGAGCATCTGGACGGCGATGCAGTTCGGGACCGTGCTGCTGCGCATGAAGGATCTGGCGGCGGCAGCCGGTCATCCGGAGCATGCGGCAGAGTATGACAGATTGTATGAGGAGCAGAAGCTGCTGGTGAATACACTGGGCTGGGACGGCAAATGGTTCCGGCGGGCAGTCATGGATGACGGGCGTTACCTGGGCACTGCGGAGCATGATGAAGCCCGGATTTGGCTTAACGCCCAGACCTGGGCGACCCTGTCCGGCATGGGTGAGCCTGATAAAGCGCTCCAGGCTATGGACAGTGTCCGCGACATTCTGGACACGGAGCTCGGCATCAAAAAGCTGCATCCGTCCATCACCAACTTCCCCGATCCCGCAGACCCGTTGACCAATTACAATAAGGGAACAGGGGAGAACGGAGCTGTCTTCTGTCACGCCAATACCTGGGCGATTATTGCCGAATGTATGCTGGGCAGAGGGGATCAGGCCTACAAATATTACCGCCAGCTCATTCCGAATGTTGCGATGGAGCAGGCCGGGTTATGGCGTTATAAGGCGGAACCGTACGTCTATGCCTCCAACCTGTTCGGACCGGAATCCGACAGATTCGGACTGGCGAATGTATCCTGGCTGACCGGAACTGCCGCATGGATGTATGTAGCTGCTACGCAGTACATTATGGGTATTAAGCCAGTACTGGCCGGACTCTCAATTAACCCGTGCATCCCGTCTTCCTGGGAAGGCTTCTCGGTTACCCGTAGATTCCGCGACTGTCTGTACGAGATTACCGTGAAGAATGACAGCCGTGTCTGCACAGGTGTCAAAGAGATCCGTGTCGACGGTGAACTGCTGGATGGAACCGTAATTCCCGCCTATCCGGACAGAAGTTCGGTGAAGGTGGAGGTTATACTGTAG
- a CDS encoding glycoside hydrolase family 2 TIM barrel-domain containing protein encodes MNMLRTSICLNGEWDFMPLYDQPRCRSLPERLQYEARKIQVPSSWRHSYKTPSGSRFGEVADHNFAPFDIYGYPQEWDAAEAGVLHRAFRVPESMLEQRVVLRFDGIMQKAAVYLDRERIAVWEDGYLPLRLDITRLVKPGREQQLHVVCGSFDMAVLPSGEEKITGLAGSWFGRIARGIWQDVFLEGYPPVSLEDLTIRTSVRHGMLEVEALISTEPGGPAVESLQMFLKIRERKSGIPAMEEAGALPVLQAQAGVDALPAQAGEGRQLCWNTGSREWGGAKFALPWQDAVRWSPDHPFLYELELELQADGEVLDRRTDIFGFREFWCEGPQFMLNGIPVNLRGDSWHFQGAAQQTEDYIRNWYRLCRQAGINSIRLHAEPYPSDYLRIADEEGMLIVDETAIYGSGKTMDAAHPDFISNCRAHVQRLVQRDKNHPSVILWSVQNEMRWVDGRDSYKEQIPGLMELMRALDSTRPIMVEGDNRLVSRQLTEVESRHYNIDGTIAQWDREVPLTFGEHGGWWYICPQNSSMYMGLDAYRDSDASAAGLAQKERLFVEYARRQGVSGISTFNFAHYFMRAMPEQNIQLPPADLTTPGPKPAVIPAYSLSLNNGLLPEEYPAYRTNPAFAIMAEAFKPVTLIAAEYNRCFFDDVPIRRSFDVYNDTLAEQEVTIECTVRQGGSVVHSQTFRFRHEPAARRSIRLEWMPEPVNGEGAGVGGDEGVGVGASAVDGAEVRVGVGAPAAPAGIGEAEAVLSARLFHGAELKHELQLSYRLLSGSCKTEPVEVALPAAYIGSDRDYEAIRALVPGLVREAEEAVGRLTGGMLLIVGSRMQDKDGTLDRKLRGFVQRGGRLLLLEQLHLSPGRLTLSRRKFIRAHTGDYGHPVLQGLGAEDLMYWHEGLREDGPLPIIRAAFEKPVTGDFTLLLECSAGDFGDGGDLWSPLLEYRSGAGMFLANQLEIMEYLHRVPQACLLLRSLLQYAGRAFDAAAAPEPAAVWVRSGGAAEALLGKLRLKGQRLDSAAGLSSLNPGLLVVEAGLLHGPGAAEAVRQAAQAGSTVLVLPAEPGGQEALARLLGRPVRIAPHGTYHLAADYAHAAVSGISPVDLFGFDKVHLSPRDVVNRELASHRLEVQGAEVLCTSVEGTAWKDYFAGLHTAEYSRLALVELNRSKACAPGVFMIRQAAGEGEIICSQLLTDAGSDKSLRLYTRLLGNLGASFTDELLLLDKGDAQWAVEAAMTLFCPPYTDYQAMKDYYTDPEFSLNNLGEGLYGWMKKKERREDGTLLIPAPEGRQLFLSCFVHLPETGAGSVETADVRNGRLRVNSECAYEIYMNGQHVNEPEQEITLRRGVNRLVAIIRGEREDIAFGMVFLNPDGTYMNDLEFRMTMDEVEPK; translated from the coding sequence ATGAATATGCTGCGCACATCCATATGTCTAAACGGCGAATGGGATTTCATGCCGCTCTACGATCAGCCGCGCTGCCGCTCTCTTCCCGAGAGGCTGCAATATGAGGCGCGCAAGATACAGGTGCCTTCGAGCTGGCGCCACAGCTATAAAACGCCTTCAGGCAGCAGATTTGGAGAAGTCGCTGACCATAACTTCGCGCCGTTTGATATTTACGGATATCCGCAAGAATGGGATGCAGCCGAGGCCGGTGTGCTGCACCGCGCTTTCCGGGTGCCGGAGTCTATGCTGGAGCAGCGGGTAGTGCTGCGGTTCGACGGAATTATGCAGAAGGCGGCGGTCTATCTGGACCGCGAGCGGATTGCCGTCTGGGAAGACGGGTATCTGCCCTTGCGGCTGGATATTACCCGGCTGGTGAAGCCTGGGCGGGAGCAGCAGCTGCATGTGGTATGCGGAAGCTTCGACATGGCCGTGCTTCCCTCCGGAGAGGAGAAAATCACCGGACTTGCCGGCTCCTGGTTCGGCAGAATCGCAAGGGGGATATGGCAGGATGTCTTCCTTGAAGGCTACCCTCCTGTGTCCCTGGAGGATCTCACGATCCGCACCTCTGTCCGGCACGGCATGCTGGAAGTAGAAGCACTAATAAGCACGGAACCCGGCGGTCCTGCGGTGGAATCGCTGCAGATGTTCCTGAAAATCAGGGAACGGAAGTCCGGTATCCCGGCTATGGAGGAAGCCGGTGCGCTGCCGGTGCTTCAAGCGCAAGCCGGAGTGGATGCCCTGCCTGCCCAGGCTGGAGAAGGACGGCAATTATGCTGGAACACCGGCAGCCGGGAGTGGGGCGGGGCGAAATTTGCGCTGCCCTGGCAGGATGCCGTGCGCTGGAGTCCGGATCATCCGTTTCTATATGAGCTGGAGCTGGAGCTTCAGGCAGACGGGGAGGTCCTTGACCGGCGGACCGATATATTCGGCTTCCGGGAGTTCTGGTGTGAAGGCCCGCAGTTCATGCTGAACGGAATTCCCGTTAACCTGCGGGGCGATTCCTGGCATTTCCAGGGGGCGGCGCAGCAGACAGAAGACTATATCCGCAATTGGTACCGTCTGTGCAGGCAGGCGGGCATCAACAGCATCCGGCTGCATGCCGAGCCGTACCCGTCCGATTATCTGCGGATCGCCGACGAGGAGGGGATGTTGATTGTCGATGAGACAGCAATCTACGGGTCGGGCAAAACCATGGATGCTGCCCATCCTGATTTCATATCCAATTGCCGGGCGCATGTGCAGCGGCTGGTGCAGCGGGATAAGAATCATCCGTCCGTCATACTGTGGAGCGTGCAGAATGAGATGCGCTGGGTCGACGGCAGAGACAGCTACAAAGAGCAGATTCCCGGCCTGATGGAGCTGATGAGAGCGCTGGATTCCACTCGTCCGATCATGGTGGAAGGGGATAACCGGCTGGTCTCCAGGCAGCTGACAGAGGTGGAGAGCCGGCATTACAACATCGACGGCACGATCGCCCAGTGGGACCGTGAGGTTCCGCTCACCTTCGGCGAACATGGCGGCTGGTGGTACATCTGCCCGCAGAACAGCAGTATGTATATGGGACTGGACGCATACCGTGATTCCGATGCTAGTGCCGCCGGTCTGGCACAGAAGGAGCGGCTGTTCGTGGAATATGCACGCCGCCAAGGCGTTTCCGGTATCTCTACCTTCAACTTCGCCCATTATTTCATGCGGGCGATGCCGGAACAGAATATTCAGCTGCCGCCTGCCGACCTGACTACACCAGGCCCTAAGCCTGCAGTAATTCCGGCCTACTCACTTTCACTGAATAACGGGCTGCTGCCGGAGGAATATCCGGCGTATAGAACCAATCCCGCTTTTGCCATTATGGCCGAAGCCTTCAAGCCGGTGACATTGATTGCCGCCGAATATAACCGCTGCTTCTTCGATGACGTGCCGATCCGCCGCAGCTTCGATGTCTATAACGATACGCTGGCAGAACAGGAAGTGACTATTGAATGCACCGTCCGGCAAGGCGGAAGTGTGGTTCACAGCCAGACCTTCCGTTTCCGCCATGAGCCTGCCGCCCGCCGGAGCATCCGGCTGGAATGGATGCCGGAACCGGTCAATGGCGAAGGAGCTGGAGTGGGAGGGGATGAAGGCGTAGGCGTAGGAGCAAGTGCAGTAGATGGGGCAGAAGTAAGAGTAGGAGTTGGAGCACCAGCAGCACCAGCTGGAATAGGAGAAGCAGAAGCCGTGCTGTCTGCCCGGCTGTTCCATGGCGCGGAGCTGAAGCACGAGCTTCAGCTAAGCTACCGGCTGTTGTCCGGGAGCTGCAAGACAGAGCCGGTAGAAGTAGCGCTTCCCGCTGCTTATATAGGCTCTGACCGGGACTATGAGGCGATCCGCGCCCTAGTGCCCGGATTGGTCCGGGAAGCAGAGGAAGCGGTAGGGCGGCTTACGGGCGGAATGCTGCTGATTGTCGGCAGCCGGATGCAGGATAAGGACGGGACGCTTGACCGGAAGCTGAGAGGGTTCGTGCAGCGGGGCGGCAGGCTGCTGCTGCTGGAACAGCTTCACCTCTCTCCGGGCAGGCTGACGCTCAGCCGCAGGAAATTTATCCGTGCCCATACGGGTGATTATGGGCATCCGGTGCTCCAGGGCCTGGGCGCTGAGGACCTGATGTACTGGCATGAGGGGCTGCGCGAGGATGGTCCGCTGCCGATTATCCGTGCAGCGTTCGAGAAGCCGGTGACCGGCGATTTCACCCTGCTGCTGGAATGCAGCGCGGGTGACTTCGGGGATGGCGGCGATCTGTGGTCGCCGCTGCTGGAGTACCGGAGCGGAGCGGGCATGTTCCTGGCGAATCAGCTGGAGATCATGGAATATCTCCACCGGGTTCCCCAGGCTTGCCTGCTGCTGCGGAGCCTGCTCCAGTATGCGGGCCGCGCGTTCGACGCGGCCGCTGCACCGGAGCCCGCTGCGGTATGGGTCCGCAGCGGCGGGGCGGCGGAAGCCTTGCTCGGCAAGCTCCGCCTGAAGGGCCAACGGCTGGACAGCGCCGCAGGCTTGTCCAGCCTGAACCCTGGCCTCCTGGTGGTGGAGGCGGGACTGCTGCACGGCCCGGGCGCGGCGGAAGCCGTCCGGCAGGCAGCGCAAGCCGGCAGCACAGTGCTGGTGCTGCCGGCGGAGCCCGGCGGGCAGGAGGCGCTGGCCCGCCTGCTGGGACGTCCCGTGCGAATAGCGCCGCACGGGACCTATCATCTGGCGGCGGACTATGCGCACGCCGCCGTCTCCGGGATCAGCCCTGTCGACCTGTTCGGGTTCGACAAGGTGCATCTCTCGCCCCGGGATGTGGTCAACCGGGAGCTGGCCAGTCACAGGCTGGAGGTGCAAGGCGCGGAGGTGCTGTGCACCAGCGTGGAAGGCACAGCCTGGAAGGATTATTTCGCCGGGTTGCATACGGCGGAATACAGCAGGCTGGCGCTGGTCGAGCTGAACCGCAGCAAGGCCTGTGCTCCCGGAGTCTTTATGATCCGGCAGGCAGCCGGCGAGGGCGAAATTATCTGCTCGCAGCTGCTCACAGACGCGGGCAGTGACAAAAGCCTGAGGCTGTACACCCGCCTGCTCGGCAATCTGGGTGCCTCGTTCACGGATGAACTGCTGCTCCTTGACAAAGGAGATGCACAGTGGGCGGTGGAAGCCGCGATGACGCTGTTCTGTCCGCCTTATACCGATTATCAGGCCATGAAGGATTATTATACCGACCCCGAATTCTCCCTGAATAATCTGGGTGAAGGCCTGTACGGCTGGATGAAGAAAAAAGAGCGGCGCGAAGACGGAACACTGCTGATCCCGGCACCGGAAGGCCGTCAGCTGTTTCTGAGCTGCTTCGTGCATCTGCCGGAGACAGGCGCGGGCAGCGTGGAAACTGCGGATGTAAGGAACGGCAGGCTGCGGGTAAACTCGGAGTGTGCCTACGAGATCTATATGAACGGTCAGCACGTGAATGAGCCGGAGCAGGAGATCACCTTGAGAAGAGGAGTCAACCGGCTGGTTGCCATCATCCGGGGAGAACGAGAGGATATCGCTTTTGGTATGGTCTTCCTGAACCCGGATGGCACGTATATGAATGATTTGGAGTTCCGCATGACGATGGATGAGGTTGAGCCTAAGTGA
- a CDS encoding helix-turn-helix domain-containing protein: MTNKLYARDLGLEPGFTFRIQKCPLTQDYYVHCHDFSELVVILEGSAIHIIEGREYPVSAGQVFFIHSDISHGYKNVQNIQYINVMFHPDQLLQLPELKLLPGFQALFYLEPFFRKEMYFKGMLSLQPAQLEEATLLLDRILEEYDRQSDGYRLMIRTYFTALVGTLSRYYRQNGGGTENRALQIGEAVTYIEEHFLQPVSLQSLADLAYMSKRQFLRVFTRNYHTTPMDYVIRKRLEYSCTLLRNAGLSISQVAMDSGFRDHNYYSRQFKKVFLCTPSEYRMHKAGI, encoded by the coding sequence ATGACAAATAAACTCTATGCACGGGATTTAGGACTCGAGCCCGGCTTCACTTTCCGCATTCAGAAATGCCCGCTGACCCAGGATTATTATGTTCACTGCCATGATTTCTCGGAGCTGGTGGTCATCCTGGAGGGAAGCGCCATTCATATCATCGAAGGAAGGGAGTATCCCGTATCGGCGGGGCAGGTGTTTTTTATCCATAGCGATATTTCCCACGGCTACAAAAATGTGCAGAATATTCAGTACATCAATGTGATGTTCCATCCCGATCAGCTGCTGCAGCTGCCTGAACTGAAGCTCCTGCCGGGGTTTCAGGCACTGTTCTATCTGGAGCCGTTCTTCCGCAAGGAGATGTATTTCAAAGGCATGCTCTCCCTGCAGCCCGCACAGCTGGAAGAGGCTACTCTTCTGCTGGACCGGATTCTGGAGGAATATGACCGGCAGTCTGACGGCTACCGGCTGATGATCCGTACCTATTTCACCGCGCTTGTCGGCACACTCTCACGATATTACCGGCAGAATGGCGGCGGAACGGAGAACAGGGCGCTGCAGATCGGTGAGGCGGTTACCTATATTGAAGAGCATTTCCTGCAGCCCGTTTCACTGCAGAGCCTCGCAGATCTGGCTTATATGTCGAAACGCCAGTTCCTCCGCGTGTTCACCCGGAATTATCATACGACGCCCATGGATTATGTCATCCGCAAGCGGCTGGAATACTCCTGCACGCTGCTGCGCAATGCCGGATTGTCAATCTCTCAGGTGGCCATGGACAGCGGATTCCGGGATCATAATTACTATTCCAGACAATTCAAAAAAGTGTTCCTGTGCACGCCCTCCGAGTACCGGATGCATAAGGCCGGAATATAG
- a CDS encoding polysaccharide deacetylase family protein, whose protein sequence is MKIKFDLFPGGVTKALTLSWDDGRIHDRRLVEIHNRHGLKGSFHLNSGFFGNEGYITGEEVASLYKGHEISAHTSTHPFLSMTPREGIAEEILQDRRHLEALAGYPVRGMSYPFGDYNDQVLSVLPALGIEYSRTVKSHGTFTLPDNLLAWHPTCHHRDMLALGKQFLEEQPRFSHMQLLYVWGHSYEFNDNNNWEELEQFAAMMGGHEEIWYATNIEIADYLTAVKGLRFSASREIVYNPAAVDVWITVEDEACRISAGATVRLG, encoded by the coding sequence ATGAAAATCAAGTTTGATCTTTTTCCGGGCGGTGTCACTAAAGCGCTAACATTAAGCTGGGATGATGGAAGAATCCACGACAGGCGGCTTGTGGAGATTCATAACCGGCACGGGCTGAAGGGCTCCTTCCATTTGAATTCAGGGTTCTTCGGCAATGAGGGCTACATCACTGGCGAAGAAGTGGCTTCCCTCTATAAGGGGCATGAGATTTCAGCACATACGAGCACTCATCCTTTTCTCTCCATGACCCCGCGTGAGGGTATTGCCGAAGAGATTCTGCAAGACCGCAGACATCTGGAAGCACTCGCCGGCTATCCTGTAAGGGGCATGTCCTATCCGTTCGGTGACTACAACGATCAGGTACTGAGCGTTCTGCCGGCGCTGGGAATTGAGTATTCCCGGACCGTAAAATCGCACGGCACGTTCACTCTGCCGGATAACCTGCTGGCTTGGCATCCGACCTGCCATCACCGCGACATGCTGGCACTGGGCAAGCAGTTCCTGGAGGAGCAGCCCCGTTTCTCCCATATGCAGCTGCTATATGTATGGGGACACAGCTATGAATTCAACGACAACAATAACTGGGAGGAGCTTGAGCAGTTCGCCGCCATGATGGGCGGCCATGAAGAGATCTGGTATGCCACCAATATTGAGATCGCCGATTATCTGACCGCCGTAAAAGGACTGCGTTTCTCTGCTTCCCGGGAGATTGTCTATAATCCGGCGGCAGTCGATGTATGGATCACCGTCGAGGACGAAGCCTGCCGGATATCCGCAGGGGCTACTGTGCGGTTGGGTTAG